From Pedobacter aquae:
GAGCCAAACGCCTGTTACCGGCTGGCGTTCTATCATTGCACATATTTCAGAAGTTCTCTAACTAGTCTGAACACAGTCGTTGATGATTCTTCTCTAGCTGGATTTGTATTGTCAAAATGATTGTAATTTCTCTCTGCTCTATCGATTGCAAGTTCAGCTCTTTTTCTGCTCGTTTTGTCGTCTATGCCGTCAAGTAATTCAAAAAAATCTTCTTCAATTAATTTAGTCCCATTGCCATCATAAATTACTTTGAATGGTTTGAGGTGTTCGTTTATTTTATCGTTATAGCTATCTCTGTGCATTCCACCACCTTGATGGTCATTAAAGTGTAATATCAGCCAATATTCGAACGATTGATTTGAATAAGCGACTCCAAAGTTATTGGCTTCTGCTATTTGAATTGCAGAGTTGAAATCATTGTCGTTAAAATCGTCTTTGTCAAAAACACACCAAACTTGGTCATAGTTTCCTTGTTGGGATAAAGCAAGAGCTCTATTCACTAACGAAACGGTATTATAACCTTCACCAACTGATTTGACTTTTGCTGAAGTAATTCTGAATTGATTGAAATATGAGGGTTCGGTATTTTCACCTTCACAAACAATAAGAATAGAAGGTTTTTCTGTTAATTCAGCAATAGGTCTTTCTAGGCTCGGTTCTTTTCTTCGTTGAGCCTTTAATTGTTCTAGGTGCTTTTGCTTAGCTGCTTTTTGTTCAGCTTTTTTGTCCTTCATTTTCATTTTCTGTCAATAAAAATTTTAGGTTATCAAAAAAGCCAAGAAATGGAACTGCACCATATTTTCCCCTGATGTAGTTTTCTTCAAAAGGCTCTGTTTTTCTTACTTCATCTGATTTAAAGTCAGCTAAGGAATAAAGTTTTGCTTCTCCGTATTTATTTTTGTTTGTAAACCAAATTTGGTCTCTTCTGAATAGACCTGAACTTAATAAGTTTGTGTCGTGTGTATTGAAAATCAATTGTGCGTTTTTCCTGTTAAACTCTTTAGAGTTAAAAAGCGAAACGATTTTACAAACCAAATTTGGATGAAGTTTTGAGTCTAGCTCATCAACGACTAGAGTGTAACCGTTCTCAATAACATCGAGAATTGGTCCTGTAAGAGCGAAAAACTTTCTAGTTCCTGACGATTCATCATCTTCTAATGAAAAGCTAATGTTTCCTACTGCTTTTAAATCTTCGTTATATTTTTTATGCTTTGTCAACACGTCAGATACATATTCCTTTTTTTCTTCTCGCACTTCTCTAATTAACTTATCCTTGAGTTCCTTGGGCATTCCCTTTGGAAGGCTTTCAATGTCAAGTTTTTGTAGTTCAATATCTTGAATTCCTAAATCAGCGGCTTTCAATAATTCAAGAATTTTCACTTTGTGTTTAGGGTCTTCTGTTTTACCCATAGTAAAACCTTGGTAGCCTGATTCTTTTAATCCTGATAAGGTTTTAAGTCGTTTGAACCAATCTAAAACATTGATTGCAGTCTTTTCATTGAATTGAGCAGCTACAGAAATTAATAAAGCATTATCTCTAACAAGTCCTTCCTTAACAACAGTATTGCCTTTGGTGAAACTTCGTTCGTGAGTATTGAAGGTGCTTCCTTCTCTGTAAAATAGTTCAACTTCTTTTGTTTTTGGTTTATGATAAAGCCATTCAGATACAATTCTTTCAGTTGTCGCTTCAAAGCCATACCGATAAAGCACATTTTTGT
This genomic window contains:
- a CDS encoding AAA family ATPase translates to MLLQFSIKNFRTFKDKATLSLIASNYDKDTREHENIVINENFGLRLLKGAVIYGANASGKSKLLDAFAFMRYFVINSSKESQKGEIIEVEPFKLSTQTENEPSEFEIIFVYKNVLYRYGFEATTERIVSEWLYHKPKTKEVELFYREGSTFNTHERSFTKGNTVVKEGLVRDNALLISVAAQFNEKTAINVLDWFKRLKTLSGLKESGYQGFTMGKTEDPKHKVKILELLKAADLGIQDIELQKLDIESLPKGMPKELKDKLIREVREEKKEYVSDVLTKHKKYNEDLKAVGNISFSLEDDESSGTRKFFALTGPILDVIENGYTLVVDELDSKLHPNLVCKIVSLFNSKEFNRKNAQLIFNTHDTNLLSSGLFRRDQIWFTNKNKYGEAKLYSLADFKSDEVRKTEPFEENYIRGKYGAVPFLGFFDNLKFLLTENENEGQKS
- a CDS encoding RloB family protein, with product MKMKDKKAEQKAAKQKHLEQLKAQRRKEPSLERPIAELTEKPSILIVCEGENTEPSYFNQFRITSAKVKSVGEGYNTVSLVNRALALSQQGNYDQVWCVFDKDDFNDNDFNSAIQIAEANNFGVAYSNQSFEYWLILHFNDHQGGGMHRDSYNDKINEHLKPFKVIYDGNGTKLIEEDFFELLDGIDDKTSRKRAELAIDRAERNYNHFDNTNPAREESSTTVFRLVRELLKYVQ